One region of Spiroplasma endosymbiont of Asaphidion curtum genomic DNA includes:
- a CDS encoding IS30 family transposase has translation MVKFKIFIILIGYARSLLIAQNKAENRKQSHVYFHKFKNRELVKYVQQKLLLGWSPEQIYGRIKNFHKEWIISFKTIYNWIYSGLLEKVTNKNLRRKGKKRKSQENRGKFNGKSIKERNINVNNRITVGHWEGDTVVSSRGKSKSCLITLVERTSRFTLAMLVENRTTKVVNENISHYLSILPNNLVKTITFDRGKEFSNWQQLEKNLNVKIYFANAYSPWQRGTNENTNGLIREKFPKKFNFSNTTKNAVHKFILSLNQRPRKILNYLSPIEYLVRKII, from the coding sequence GTGGTTAAATTTAAAATTTTTATTATTTTAATAGGTTATGCAAGAAGTCTATTAATTGCACAAAATAAAGCAGAAAACAGAAAACAATCACATGTTTATTTTCATAAGTTTAAAAATAGAGAATTAGTAAAATATGTACAACAAAAATTACTATTAGGTTGATCGCCTGAACAAATTTATGGCAGAATTAAAAATTTTCATAAAGAATGAATTATTAGTTTTAAAACAATTTACAATTGAATTTATTCTGGATTACTTGAAAAAGTTACTAATAAAAATTTAAGAAGAAAAGGTAAGAAACGAAAATCTCAAGAAAATCGCGGTAAATTTAATGGTAAATCAATTAAAGAACGAAATATTAATGTTAATAATCGTATAACTGTTGGTCATTGAGAAGGTGATACTGTAGTATCATCACGAGGTAAAAGTAAATCATGTTTAATAACTTTAGTTGAAAGAACATCAAGATTTACTTTAGCAATGTTAGTTGAAAATAGAACTACTAAAGTTGTTAACGAAAACATTAGCCATTATTTATCAATTCTTCCAAATAATCTTGTTAAGACTATAACATTTGATAGGGGTAAAGAATTTTCTAATTGACAACAACTTGAAAAAAATTTAAATGTGAAAATTTATTTTGCTAATGCGTATTCGCCTTGACAAAGAGGTACTAATGAAAATACTAATGGTTTAATTAGAGAAAAATTTCCTAAAAAATTTAATTTTTCAAATACTACTAAAAATGCAGTTCATAAATTTATATTGTCTTTAAACCAAAGACCAAGAAAAATACTAAATTATCTTTCACCAATCGAATATTTGGTTAGAAAAATAATTTAG